One Leptospiraceae bacterium DNA window includes the following coding sequences:
- the whiG gene encoding RNA polymerase sigma factor WhiG: MSRLLDKYNQFDETSLWKDYRVSKNSEIRAYLVEKYSPLVKHVAGRVAIGMPQNVEFDDLVSYGVFGLLDAIEKFDPAREIKFKTYAMTRIRGSIFDELRSVDWIPRSIRQKAKQLEQIIGMLENKEGQTVEDELIAKELGVSVDELATLLTKISGTSLVSLNDIWFLGDENDEVSFMETLESPANMNPDVIIEKEEIKNVIVEAIKTLPEKEKKVIVLYYYEDLTLKEIGEVLEVTESRISQLHTKAVMRLRSKLGKVKSVVTKK, encoded by the coding sequence ATGTCTAGGCTGCTTGACAAATACAATCAATTTGACGAAACCTCTTTATGGAAAGACTACAGAGTCTCCAAAAATTCTGAGATTAGAGCTTACCTCGTCGAAAAATATTCCCCACTTGTAAAACATGTTGCAGGCAGGGTAGCTATTGGTATGCCTCAAAATGTTGAGTTCGATGATTTGGTTAGTTATGGCGTTTTTGGGTTATTAGACGCTATTGAAAAATTTGATCCTGCTCGCGAAATTAAATTTAAGACCTATGCAATGACTCGTATACGCGGAAGTATATTCGATGAATTGCGCTCTGTTGACTGGATTCCTCGATCGATTCGCCAAAAGGCAAAACAATTAGAACAAATCATTGGGATGCTTGAAAATAAAGAAGGGCAGACAGTAGAAGATGAACTCATAGCAAAGGAATTGGGAGTTTCTGTTGATGAGCTTGCGACTTTGCTTACAAAGATTAGTGGCACATCATTAGTATCCTTAAATGACATTTGGTTTCTCGGCGATGAGAATGATGAAGTTTCATTTATGGAAACTTTAGAATCGCCTGCGAATATGAATCCAGACGTGATTATTGAAAAAGAAGAAATCAAAAACGTAATTGTAGAAGCAATCAAGACTTTGCCCGAAAAAGAAAAAAAAGTGATCGTTCTTTATTATTATGAAGACTTAACACTAAAAGAAATTGGGGAAGTATTGGAAGTAACTGAATCTCGAATCTCTCAACTTCACACAAAAGCCGTTATGCGCCTTCGCAGTAAACTCGGCAAAGTAAAATCAGTAGTCACCAAAAAATAA
- a CDS encoding helix-turn-helix transcriptional regulator, with translation MKKKTSKIAEGKKGSDSVLDSSDQIIETVKENLKNIRHNRKLSLDKLAIRCGVSRAMLSQIEQGKSAPTISVLWKIATGLNVPFSDLIKDKVREGVQLLRYENTKVLFSNTKVFSTRALFPFTGHKKTEFYELILKPGGHEVAEPHPPGTTENIVVVSGKLRLRVGEEVQELSPKDAIYFNADVPHEYSNPTDEEALMYLVMTYTEETN, from the coding sequence ATGAAGAAGAAAACATCCAAAATAGCAGAAGGAAAGAAAGGCTCCGATTCCGTTCTAGACTCCTCAGATCAAATCATTGAAACTGTTAAAGAAAACTTAAAAAATATTCGGCACAACCGTAAATTATCTCTCGATAAACTTGCCATTCGCTGTGGAGTAAGTAGAGCAATGCTTTCACAAATTGAACAAGGCAAAAGTGCTCCTACAATTTCTGTTCTGTGGAAAATTGCGACAGGATTAAATGTTCCTTTTAGTGATTTAATTAAGGACAAAGTAAGAGAAGGTGTTCAACTCCTTCGATATGAAAACACAAAAGTCTTATTTTCAAATACAAAAGTATTTTCTACCCGCGCCTTATTCCCGTTTACCGGTCATAAGAAAACAGAATTTTATGAATTAATTTTAAAACCGGGTGGGCATGAAGTTGCAGAGCCACATCCTCCGGGGACAACGGAAAATATTGTGGTTGTAAGCGGTAAATTGAGATTACGCGTTGGTGAAGAAGTGCAAGAACTTTCCCCAAAAGACGCAATCTATTTTAATGCGGATGTTCCTCATGAATATTCTAATCCAACAGATGAAGAAGCTTTGATGTATCTAGTTATGACCTACACGGAAGAAACAAACTAA
- a CDS encoding DUF1566 domain-containing protein, translated as MKKIILYTLLTLFIVSLINCEDKPDKSYYGVPAEDKNQILAGILLSNGVQDYATGTVIDPKSGLEWKKCVQGQTFRATNNDCQGGKGTATFTTPVDQGRYGATFLAYCNIEGNDCNTSTLPMTLRGGTITGISSEAFNSCANENANRTNGYTNWRVPSFPELQSLAALGKVVLTSRFPNTPDDYFWSSWSNEQDLTGATARAVSFSLDTIGKEQSISKTTRYYVRCVRNTNGQ; from the coding sequence ATGAAAAAAATAATACTATATACACTTCTTACTCTATTTATTGTTAGCCTTATCAATTGTGAAGACAAGCCTGATAAGAGCTATTATGGAGTTCCCGCAGAAGATAAAAATCAGATACTAGCTGGTATTCTCTTAAGTAATGGAGTCCAAGACTATGCAACTGGAACCGTCATTGATCCTAAATCAGGACTTGAATGGAAAAAATGTGTGCAAGGACAAACTTTTAGAGCAACCAACAATGATTGCCAGGGCGGAAAAGGGACTGCAACGTTTACTACTCCAGTGGATCAAGGACGTTATGGAGCTACCTTTTTAGCTTATTGCAATATTGAGGGTAACGACTGTAATACGTCAACTCTTCCAATGACCTTGAGGGGCGGAACTATAACTGGCATTAGCAGCGAGGCGTTTAATTCTTGTGCTAACGAAAATGCAAACAGGACAAATGGTTATACGAACTGGCGAGTTCCTAGCTTTCCTGAATTACAATCCTTAGCCGCACTTGGGAAGGTTGTTTTAACAAGTCGCTTTCCAAATACACCGGATGATTACTTTTGGTCTTCTTGGAGCAATGAACAAGACTTAACAGGCGCAACAGCTAGAGCGGTATCCTTTTCATTAGATACCATTGGAAAAGAGCAAAGTATATCTAAGACGACTAGATATTATGTTCGTTGCGTTAGAAATACAAACGGACAATAA
- a CDS encoding BamA/TamA family outer membrane protein: MKDKNKIKIFFYIFIFITFAGQVLAQDSKDTKDSKDQENQSPTGARPPVKGLPFEIDEKKRLSETDASKKKEGWFPTGIGGPFSDPNNGAGFGGRVFLFNNGKKGDPFFEYTPYRHRFFLNVSTTTKNAQYHQLDWDAPYIFDTKWRARANAIYDRNPNNLFFGLGEASMKGLSYHPRNDYSQPIVTNGNFPDQQESQAFRRPPNAGEPQYLDNAAYNSALIARNPISGMGSVPVTDQKFNRYDLEVPQVNLSAENSFFGGLMRLVVGTKLSNNIVRRYDGTIQKASDPYFRDTNIKASDDILNGRLNAFDANLGNIPTVNGKTKVTEDYERGKITGINGGYVNILRLGIVYDSRDFEPDPSKGIFAELTHERSSKAMGSNFEFNRTLGSVRVFYSPFPKVFKKLVFAGRALFVHNSGNLPFFEYRNMWTTEGGLSGLGGRTTLRGYIQDRFVGTNMGFANLELRYRFLELPGFTFNIAPLFDLGRVWDTLGSVKANAADGYKYSYGLGLRIIWNQSTVIYAEWAKSRETRTTGWNAGAPFADSNFYFNFGHIF, from the coding sequence ATGAAAGATAAGAATAAAATAAAAATCTTTTTTTACATTTTCATATTCATCACATTTGCAGGTCAAGTGCTAGCTCAAGATTCAAAAGATACGAAGGATAGCAAAGACCAAGAGAATCAATCTCCAACAGGAGCAAGACCACCAGTGAAAGGTCTTCCGTTTGAGATTGATGAAAAAAAGAGATTATCGGAAACGGATGCCTCTAAGAAAAAAGAAGGCTGGTTCCCAACAGGAATCGGTGGTCCATTTAGTGACCCTAATAACGGCGCCGGATTCGGGGGACGTGTTTTTCTTTTTAACAACGGAAAAAAGGGCGACCCATTTTTTGAATATACACCTTATCGTCATAGATTCTTTCTAAACGTTTCTACTACTACAAAAAATGCTCAGTATCATCAATTGGATTGGGATGCTCCTTATATTTTTGATACCAAGTGGCGCGCAAGAGCAAATGCCATTTATGATAGAAACCCAAACAACTTATTTTTTGGATTGGGTGAGGCTTCTATGAAAGGACTCAGCTATCATCCACGCAATGATTATTCGCAGCCAATTGTTACGAATGGAAACTTTCCTGATCAACAAGAATCGCAAGCATTCAGAAGACCACCAAATGCAGGGGAGCCTCAATACTTAGATAACGCAGCTTATAATTCTGCATTGATTGCCAGAAATCCAATTTCTGGAATGGGATCTGTTCCTGTTACAGACCAAAAATTTAATCGCTATGATTTAGAAGTCCCACAAGTTAATCTTAGCGCAGAGAATTCTTTCTTTGGTGGCTTAATGCGTCTCGTTGTTGGAACAAAGCTTTCCAATAACATCGTTAGACGATATGATGGAACAATTCAAAAAGCAAGTGATCCATATTTTAGAGATACGAATATTAAAGCTAGTGATGATATTCTAAACGGGCGCCTAAATGCATTTGATGCAAACTTGGGAAATATTCCTACAGTGAACGGCAAAACGAAAGTAACCGAAGATTATGAGCGCGGTAAAATTACAGGCATCAACGGTGGCTATGTAAATATACTTCGTCTTGGGATAGTTTATGATAGTAGAGATTTTGAGCCTGATCCTAGTAAGGGTATTTTTGCTGAGCTAACGCATGAGCGTTCCTCTAAAGCAATGGGCTCGAACTTTGAATTCAATAGAACTCTCGGATCTGTGAGAGTATTTTATAGCCCATTTCCTAAAGTATTTAAGAAACTAGTATTTGCGGGTAGGGCGCTCTTTGTTCATAACTCTGGAAATTTACCTTTCTTCGAATACAGAAACATGTGGACTACTGAAGGGGGTTTATCTGGATTAGGTGGTAGAACAACTTTACGTGGTTATATCCAAGATAGATTCGTTGGGACTAATATGGGTTTTGCGAACTTAGAATTAAGATATCGTTTTCTTGAACTGCCTGGTTTTACATTTAACATTGCTCCCTTGTTTGACTTGGGGCGAGTTTGGGATACACTCGGTAGTGTAAAAGCAAATGCAGCTGATGGGTATAAATATTCGTATGGCTTAGGCTTACGTATTATCTGGAATCAATCTACTGTCATTTACGCGGAGTGGGCAAAATCAAGAGAAACCAGAACTACTGGTTGGAATGCAGGTGCTCCTTTTGCTGACTCTAACTTCTATTTCAATTTTGGACATATCTTTTAA
- a CDS encoding Rrf2 family transcriptional regulator, translating into MTSRFTVAIHILSLLDLNQGESITSEDLAVSVNTNPVVIRKILGILKKAGLIHIQMGQGGGASLAVESEKITLKDVYTVFDERLFVLHPSKPNAKCICGRNIQSILTEVFSDTESVLVAELSHKSIREISAEILRRAK; encoded by the coding sequence ATGACAAGTAGATTCACAGTTGCAATCCATATACTCTCTTTATTAGATTTGAATCAAGGGGAATCAATAACCTCCGAAGATCTTGCCGTTAGTGTAAATACCAATCCAGTGGTGATTCGAAAAATTCTAGGTATTCTAAAAAAAGCAGGATTGATCCACATTCAAATGGGGCAAGGTGGTGGCGCATCGCTCGCCGTTGAGTCAGAAAAAATAACTTTAAAAGATGTATATACAGTTTTCGATGAAAGACTATTTGTGCTCCATCCTAGCAAACCAAATGCCAAATGCATTTGCGGAAGAAATATTCAGTCTATCTTAACGGAAGTTTTTTCCGATACAGAGAGCGTATTAGTTGCAGAACTTTCTCATAAATCCATCCGAGAGATTAGTGCAGAAATTCTCAGAAGAGCAAAATAA
- a CDS encoding SDR family oxidoreductase, which translates to MSKKILITGANRGLGLGFVKSSLDRGYTVFAGCRIPDKAEELQELENNFKERLFIISLDPTKLDSIQRAVAEIKSKTNSLDILVNNAGINSKSSGVDPAIHLQLGKLQAEPMLAMFHLNAIAPIIMAQEFLELLGESGKGRVINISSWFASLSIPQKGNYTYSASKTALNMLTKILANDLAKLNIISFTVNPGWMKTDMGGKSANLEPTESARSILEFSERIKLEDSGKFFNHDGSEHPW; encoded by the coding sequence ATGAGCAAGAAAATATTAATAACCGGCGCCAATAGGGGATTAGGCTTAGGTTTTGTGAAATCAAGTCTCGACAGAGGATACACAGTATTTGCCGGATGCAGAATTCCAGATAAGGCAGAAGAGTTACAGGAATTAGAAAATAATTTTAAGGAAAGGCTATTCATCATTAGCCTTGATCCTACAAAACTAGATAGTATTCAAAGAGCTGTAGCAGAAATTAAATCGAAAACAAATTCTTTAGATATACTTGTAAACAATGCAGGGATTAACTCAAAGAGCAGTGGTGTAGATCCAGCGATTCATTTACAACTGGGGAAACTGCAAGCCGAGCCAATGCTCGCAATGTTTCATTTGAATGCAATCGCACCAATTATTATGGCGCAAGAATTTTTAGAATTGCTAGGTGAAAGTGGCAAAGGAAGAGTAATCAATATATCATCTTGGTTTGCGTCTCTATCCATTCCACAAAAGGGAAATTATACATATAGCGCAAGTAAAACAGCATTGAACATGCTGACAAAAATCTTAGCGAATGATTTAGCAAAATTGAATATTATTTCTTTTACAGTGAATCCGGGTTGGATGAAAACAGATATGGGCGGAAAGAGTGCAAATTTGGAGCCTACAGAATCAGCTAGAAGTATTTTGGAATTTTCTGAAAGAATAAAGTTGGAAGACAGTGGAAAATTTTTCAACCATGATGGGAGCGAACATCCTTGGTAG